The following DNA comes from Chitinivibrio alkaliphilus ACht1.
TCTTTGCCAACATACCAGCACAGGAATCTTTTTATTTTGTCCACTCCTACTATCCAACAGTGGATGAACCCTCTTGTGTTATGGCAGAAACAGAATACGAGATTCCCTTTTGCAGTGCCCTGGGAAAAAACAATCTCTTTGCAACACAATTTCACCCCGAAAAAAGCGGTCAAGCAGGGCTCCAGCTTCTAAGAAACTTCTCTCTCTGGGATGGTACATCATGCTGAGTAAACGAATCATTTCTTGTCTCGATGTGCGAGATGGAAAGTTAGCCAAGAGCGTAAAATTTGTGGATACCAAAGACATTGGTGATCCCGTAGAAAAGGCACGGCAGTACTATCTTGACGGGTTAGATGAGCTTGTCTTCTATGATATTACCGCTTCGAGTGATAAAAGAAATATTATGATTGATGTGGTTGATCATGTCGCTCGGCAGGTGTTTATTCCCTTTTCTGTAGGCGGTGGATTACGAACGGTTGAAGACTGTTCTCGCGTGCTCCATGCTGGAGCTGAAAAGATAAATGTGAATAGTGCTGCCGTACTCCGCCCCGAGCTTATTTCAGAAACATCTCTTGCCTTTGGAGCTCAATGTGTTGTCCTCTCCATGGATGTAAAACAGGTCTCCCCCTCTAAACAAATACCTTCAGGATATGAAATAGTGATTAATGGAGGGCGAAAGCCCATGGGAATTGACGCTCTTTGGTGGGCCAAAACCGGAGAGGACCTTGGTGCGGGAGAGCTTGTGGTGAATTCTATCGATGCGGATGGAACAAAAGATGGGTACGATATTGCCCTAACTCGGGCAATAAGCGAGACCGTACGAATCCCCGTGATTGCCTCAGGAGGAGGCGGCACACCGCGCCACCTCTACGAAGTTCTCACAGAAGGAAAGGCTGATGCTGCACTCATTGCATCCATTCTTCACTATGGAGAATACACTGTCTCAGAGATAAAAACCTACCTTGCCCAAAAGGGCCTTCCCATACGACTAACCAATCGGGAAGAGTGAGCCCCCCCCTCCTCTTCCTTCCACATACCGTGGCCGCAACACCCCGTGTTGCAAGAGTCTCTCTTTCCCCTGTACAAACCTTCTGAGAACGGTTGCTCCTCTTGGGAGATGAATGTATGCGCATCTCTCTTGGAGAAATTATTCACAAATCATCCC
Coding sequences within:
- the hisF gene encoding imidazole glycerol phosphate synthase subunit HisF, whose translation is MLSKRIISCLDVRDGKLAKSVKFVDTKDIGDPVEKARQYYLDGLDELVFYDITASSDKRNIMIDVVDHVARQVFIPFSVGGGLRTVEDCSRVLHAGAEKINVNSAAVLRPELISETSLAFGAQCVVLSMDVKQVSPSKQIPSGYEIVINGGRKPMGIDALWWAKTGEDLGAGELVVNSIDADGTKDGYDIALTRAISETVRIPVIASGGGGTPRHLYEVLTEGKADAALIASILHYGEYTVSEIKTYLAQKGLPIRLTNREE